From the genome of Herpetosiphonaceae bacterium:
GCACTGCTCTTTGCGCTGGCGCAGCAGCTCAGCCGCCTTGAAGAGGATCTCGCCGCGCTTGGGAGCCGGAGTCAAGCGCCAGCCCTCGTACGCGGCCTTGGCAGCCTGGACAGCGGCGTCTATGTCCTCGGCGTTCGAGTGCTGGAACACGCCGACGATCTCGCGGGTATCGGCTGGATTGGTGCTTTCATACGTCTGGCCGGTGACACTGGCGACCCACTCGCCGCCAATGAAGTTTTTGTAGGTCTGAGGCTCGGACATCAGTGTCCTCCTTATGAGAAACGATGCAGCAGGCAACGATTATAGCACGGGTTATGCGCGAATTGGTATTGCGAAACAGCCTGTGAGCAGGCTCATCGGCCACGCCTGCCCGATCACGGTCCCGCCTCCGATCGGCTAAAGATCCCCCGCGCAAACCATATTGCGTCGGGCACCAGATAGCCGAGCGTTTGCTATACTCTCCCACGCACCGCGCCGACGTGCGCGGATCTGCGCTACTCCTCATGCCTCACAAGGAGCCGATGCATGCTGCAATCCTACCGTCCGAGCAACCGCGTTCCACCGCGCGGCATCTTCTTCCTCCTGCTCGCCATCGTCTGTGGCGGTTTTATCTGCGGGCTGATCGCCTTTACCGTCGCGCAGCTCTTCTGGTTGATTCTGCTTTTTCCGATCGGGCTGGGCTTGATGGTCGGCGGTATTCTCTCCAAGCTGATTGCCACGCAGAACATTCGCAGCCCGCTTGCCAGCGCCGTCAGCGCCCTGCTGATGGGACTGGTGCTCTACGCGACGTTTCATCTTCTTGCGTACCAATCCTTTCGCTGGGAAGTTGCCCAGATCTTTGTCGAGCGTGAGGGGCCGATGGACAGCGCGCTTCAGGAAGAGATGATCGATCTGGTCCTGACCGAGGAAACCGGCTTTAGCGGCTTCTTCGGCTACCTCAAGCTTCAGGCGCAGGAAGGCATCTCGATCGGCAGAGTGGGCTCGACAAATCCGATCACGCTCAACGAGCCGCTGACCTGGCTCTACTGGCTGCTCGAAGCAGGCTTGATCGTCGGCTTTGCGACGGGCACTGCGGTGTCGAGCGCGAAAAAGCCGTTTTGCGAGCTATGCCAGAGCTGGTATCGCAGCAGCGAGCATCTGGGCAGCGTCGCGATGAGTAACGCCGCGCAGTTCATGGAGCTGGTGAGAGCAGGCAACATGCAGCCCGCAGGCGCGCTGCTCGTCGGCAGCGGCACGCCGACACCGAGCCTGGAAGTATACATCCAGCGCTGCCTCCACGACTCCGAGCACAATTCGGTGCTGGCGGTGCGCGAGATGTCGCTCAATCGCAAAGGACAGACGCAGTTCAAAGAGGTGTTGCAGGGGATGATCGCGCCCCACGAGGCGGCAGCGCTCAAGCCTGCCGATGCGACAAGCTAAAACACCGATTACGCATCGCGCATGAATCACATAAGGGAGGCATCGTGACTACACCCGAACTCACGCGGCGGCACGTCCACCAGCGGCTGCATGACACCTATCAGGCGTTTATATCCTGCACCACAGGCCTATCGGAGGCGGATCTTGATGCCCTGGCGATCACGTCGGAGTGGAGCGCCCTCGATATTCTGCGCCACCTCAGCGTATGGGGTGAGCTGAGCGCTCGCACGCTAGCCAACTGGCACGGCCAGCAGAACTGGGTGCTGCGCAGCGCCGTGCTGGACGATTTCAATGCGGAGATGGTCGCTGAGCGCGCGGATAAGCACCTGAACGAGGTCGTCGATCACATTCTGGCCGCCTACGGACAGTACGCCTCGACGCTGCTGGAATGCTCCGATGAAGAGCTCCAGGAGCGCACAATCGCGCCGTGGGATGAGGATCTGAACCGGATGGAGCTGATCTACGGTATTTTAGCCCACGATCTGCATCACTTGCGAGAGATCCAGAAGTTCCGCAGCCAGAGCGCGTAGCACGCCGCGAAGAACAGTCGGGCGAGCGGTGCGGACGTGTCGCTAAGACACGTTCGCATCGCCGTTTAACCGAGCGTATTGGTCGCGCCACCTGCTACAATAGCCACAAGCCCACGGCATCACCGGCGAGGAGACAGCCATGAATGACGCCAGCACCTACATTCTCCGCCTTGCTCGACACGTCGCGGCGCCGTACATCGCACACCCGCATCTCCAGGCGATCATGGTGACAGGCTCCGCCGCCGACGGCAGCGCCGACTACCAATCGGATCTCGATCTGATCGCCTACTACGCCGAGTTGCCTTCCGAGGAAGATCTGGCGGCGGCGTGTCGCGGCAATCGCGGCGCAAACCACGCCTGGCTGTTCAACGAGCGCCAGAACGGCTCGATCGCGGAGGCTTACGATGTGTACGGCGTGCAATGCCAGGTGATGCACTCGACGATCGGCGCGTGGGAGCAGCACATGGCGACGGTTCTGGAGCAGCTCGACGTGACATCGCCGCTGCAAAAGGCGCTATCAGGAATACTCAAGTGTATCCCGCTGCACGGCGAGGATCAGATCCGCCGCTGGCAGGCCCGCGCCGCCGCGTACCCCGACGCGCTCGCACGGGCGATGGTCGAGCACTATCTTCAGTTCTCTGCGCTGTGGGGCCTGTCCGAGTACCTGGAGCCGCGCGATGCCATGCTCTGGCGCTACCAGATGACGCTTGAGAACGCGCAAAACATCCTGGGCGTGCTCGCCGGGCTTAATCGCCAGTATTACACGACGTTTCAGTTCAAGCGGATGCGTCACTTCATCGCCGGGCTGGAGATCGCGCCGAGCAACCTCGCAGCGCGGCTGGAATACCTCTTTGAGGCCGAGGCCAGAGCGTCGAGCCTTGAGCTGGAGGAGCTGGTGCGCGAGACAGTGGCATTGGTCGAGCAGCACATGCCGCAGATCGATACGGCCAGGGGGCGACGGCGAATCGGGTGGCGGCGCGAGGCGTGGCAGCCCGTTGCAGAGTGAGAGCGCGGAAAAACCAAGAACCAGGAACGAACAAAAGAACAAAGGAACAAGGGAAACTTTGAACTTTGAAGTCGAAACTTGGAGTCGAAGATGAGTGAGGTTCCACTACGAATCGAAAGCCAGCCCGCCGCATCGGATGTCGAGTACCTGGAAGATCGGATCAACGAGTTTAACATCGCGCGCACCGGCATCGACGACGGCGCGCTCCTGTCGATCTTTGTGCGCGACGAAGCCAACGCGATCCAGGCGGGCCTGTTCGGCTGGACCTGGGGCGAGTGCTGCGAGATCCGCTTTCTGTGGGTCGATGAGCGGCTGCGCGGCCAGGGCTACGGCACGCGGCTGCTGGCGGCGGCGGAGCGAGAGGCAGCGATGCGCGGCTGTCGGGTGATTACCCTCAGCACCCATAGCTTCCAGGCACCCGATTTTTATCAAAAACAGAGCTATGAGGTCGTCGGCGTGCTCGACGATTATCCACGCGGCTACCAGCAGTACTACCTGCGTAAGCGGCTGATACCTACCCCAGCGGATCGTGCGGCGGCGCCGTGAGGCATTCGCAACAGTTTCCAGCCTTATGTTTCGAGCGACACGGCACAGCGGCACGTGAGCGGATGCCCGTTTATCGCTTCATGAGCACCCATACATCCTGGGTAGAGCCAAGCGTCGATGGCTGACCCAACTCATGATGCAGCACCTCGAACTGCCGGAATAAGCGTGTTCGCACATAGGCTGGGCTGTGATAGGAAACGAACATCTTCTTTCCTTCCTCGATGCTGCCGCGAATGACAACGCCTGCGGACTGATAAGCTTGCTTTTCATGGGGCAGCAACATGGATTGAAACGTATCGCCGTGTAATGTGGCAATCAGCACGCCGCCAGGCTGTAGAATACGATACAGCTCATCCGCCCAGTCATTACTCACATCTTCCGATAAATGTGTAAACACCGATATGGCATACACCGCACGAAAATGATCGGTTTGAAAGGGAAGCGGAGGCGTCAGCGTATTTGGCAGGAAATGCACAGTATGAATAGCATCATTGCACCACCGAATCGTTTCGTAGTTATAATCGGTGCCCAGCACACGCCCTTCGCCTGGAGCCATGAGATGCGGAATATGGCGAATAACTCGAGCGGGACCACAGCCCCACTCCAGAATATCTCCTGTAGGATGCGACCCATACTGCTGGATCAGTGAGTAGATATAGGTTGCGGCCTGAAGACCATAGCGGCGATAGGCGTCGTAATCGATCGTGTTATAGGCATCGAAGGCGAGATGAGCCGGAGGAACGGCAAAATCTGGATATTCCTGCGTGAAGCGACGATTCGATGCCGTGTGAGTGAGCTGCCTCCGCCATAATCGCAACTGGTCGACTGATTGAAGAACACCCGTAGTGCGCAATATATACTGAAGCCAGGGCTTGAAGGACATGACAACCTCTTGTGTGTCTACTGATGAAGATGCCACTGCTCTGGCATCCTCCTCTGCTAGAGCCGGTTAACTTTGCGAAGTATATCCACAGCCGTCAGCCTATGCAAGAGAGCGGCGCGCGGCGGCTGCCGCACGGTGAGCGGATCTCATAGCTGGAGCGGGCAGGAAGGTTGCAGCGGTGAGTACAATTAAGATCGAGCGTTCTGTCTCACCACGAGGACGCAGGCCCGCATGATAGCAAGAAAGGCAGAAGCGATGGCAGAGCAACCCAGCCTGGAAGAGCAGCTCGCGGAGCAGCGGCGCTTGACGACATGGCTGCAAACGGAGCTGGAGCGCCAGCGCCAGATGAACAGCGAACTGCGCAAAGCGGTCGCCGAGCTGGCGCGCACCTTTCAGGCTTCGCTGGCTGAGGCGTATCGCGCGGGCGAGGAGGGCGATATTCAGCGCGTGCGTGAGGTGACACGCACCAACCAGGCTAACTGGCGGCATTACCTTGATCAGATCATCGCAGCCAGCAAGCGCGAGCCTCCCGCCGCGTCGTATCCGCCACCCGATCCGCCGGAGCAGTGACGCGCCGCCCTGGCCCGCCTGATGCCGGCACCGAATCTAAACCGCTGGCCCTGGATTGTGACGGTAGCTGACACGTGGATTTCGTATCATACAACCATCAACCCGATCGCACACCTGAGGCTTCAATCGACACCGAGCCAGCAGATCCATGCCGGCACACTCGTGTGGCGCCAGACACCGCGCACGAGCGCCAGCGCCGTTGCAGAGCGGCATCAGACGTTCGGCGCGGGCGGAGCTTCAGGCTATGCTCCGAGGACACGCGGCAGCACGCTGTATCGCCCCGGAGATTGTGCGCTCGTATGGCAGGTTTTCGTAAGGAGGATTGGTTATGCCACGTGTAGTTCATTTTGAAATCACCGCCAACGATCCCGAACAGGCAAACCGCTTCTACAGCGACGTATTCGGCTGGAAGATTGAGAAGTGGGACGGCCCGGCAGAGTACTGGCTGATCAGCACAGGCGGCAACACACAGCCCGGCATCGACGGCGGTCTGATGCGCCGTGAGCCCGCCACCACGATCAACACGATCGACGTACCATCAGTCGACGAGTACGTCGACAAGATCGTCGCATCGGGCGGCAAAGTGGTTGAGCCCAAGATGGCGATCCCAGGCATCGGCTATCTGGCGTACTGCACCGATCCTGAGGGCAACATGTTCGGCATCATGGAAAACGATCCGTCCGCTCAGTAGCGTGGCACACGCATCGTCTTGCTGCCGTCACCACTCACGTCATACGGCGATCCAATCCTGCGAACGGTTGGATCGCCGTAGGCTGTGTCAAAGCGCTACTGCGGAATCTGCCGGTAGCGCTCGGTCAGCGTCGCCGCCGAGCGCCGGAAGGATTCCTC
Proteins encoded in this window:
- a CDS encoding DinB family protein, encoding MTTPELTRRHVHQRLHDTYQAFISCTTGLSEADLDALAITSEWSALDILRHLSVWGELSARTLANWHGQQNWVLRSAVLDDFNAEMVAERADKHLNEVVDHILAAYGQYASTLLECSDEELQERTIAPWDEDLNRMELIYGILAHDLHHLREIQKFRSQSA
- a CDS encoding GNAT family N-acetyltransferase gives rise to the protein MSEVPLRIESQPAASDVEYLEDRINEFNIARTGIDDGALLSIFVRDEANAIQAGLFGWTWGECCEIRFLWVDERLRGQGYGTRLLAAAEREAAMRGCRVITLSTHSFQAPDFYQKQSYEVVGVLDDYPRGYQQYYLRKRLIPTPADRAAAP
- a CDS encoding class I SAM-dependent methyltransferase — its product is MSFKPWLQYILRTTGVLQSVDQLRLWRRQLTHTASNRRFTQEYPDFAVPPAHLAFDAYNTIDYDAYRRYGLQAATYIYSLIQQYGSHPTGDILEWGCGPARVIRHIPHLMAPGEGRVLGTDYNYETIRWCNDAIHTVHFLPNTLTPPLPFQTDHFRAVYAISVFTHLSEDVSNDWADELYRILQPGGVLIATLHGDTFQSMLLPHEKQAYQSAGVVIRGSIEEGKKMFVSYHSPAYVRTRLFRQFEVLHHELGQPSTLGSTQDVWVLMKR
- a CDS encoding VOC family protein — encoded protein: MPRVVHFEITANDPEQANRFYSDVFGWKIEKWDGPAEYWLISTGGNTQPGIDGGLMRREPATTINTIDVPSVDEYVDKIVASGGKVVEPKMAIPGIGYLAYCTDPEGNMFGIMENDPSAQ